Genomic segment of Dehalogenimonas alkenigignens:
GGCAAGGTACTCAGAAGCAGTCATGGAAGCGGTTGACTTGAAGCCGATGAGGTTCCAGCCAACAACCACATTGTACGTTGGTGGAGTGGCCGGAGGCGCCGGGAGATCGCTGCCAGTAATGGTCAAGGTTGCGGACATTGCCATGTTGACCCAGTAGCCCTTGCCGTCCGTCATGGTGGTCAGGGTGTCAGGTGCGCCGGCGGGGCCATCGTAGGACAACCAGGTAGACGTAGAAGCGTCGTAGTACCAGACCGAGATGACGTTAGCAGAAATGCCGGTCAGTACAGAACCGATGGTTGGGTCTGTCGGGATTTGGGTCAAGGAAACGAGGTTCCAGCCAGCCGTCAGGTTGATGGTGGTGACCGGGGTGGGGGGTACTGAGACAGCGGCGATGGTGAACACCGCATCGCTGGTGTCGGCACCCAGATTGCCGGCCGCGTCAGTGGCCGTCAATCTTACCAGGCAGGTCGTGCTGGCAGTTGCAGGAACAGTCCAGGAGAACGCTCCGTCATTGATTCCGTCGAAGCCAGCTACGCTGGCCCAAGTGGTGCCACCGTTGGTGGAATATTGTAGGGTCAGGACCAAGCTAGCGGCAGGCGTCAGGTTGTCGGTCGCTGACCAGGTAATGACGGTGGCCGTGCCGACGGTGAAGGTTTGACCGCCATTGGGGCTGTTTAGTGTCACTGTCGGCGGCGTCATCTCACCGAAAATGCTGGCGGTGGTGGTTGGTTGAGTCAGTGAGTAGTTGCCGGCGTCGGTGCCACCGATGGTCAGACCGCTAACGGTAACGGTGATGTTGTTGCTGATGTTCTTGGTGGCGAAAGTGCCAACCGCGGCATTTGTGTTCAAGGTGACGGTGTCACCGAGAAGTTTACCGACCAAGGCAGCGTTGTTAACATTAAGGGTCGCGGCCGTGGTCCCGTCGTAGACTTTGTCCTGGGNNNNNNNNNNNNNNNNNNNNNNNNNNNNNNNNNNNNNNNNNNNNNNNNNNNNNNNNNNNNNNNNNNNNNNNNNNNNNNNNNNNNNNNNNNNNNNNNNNNNNNNNNNNNNNNNNNNNNNNNNNNNNNNNNNNNNNNNNNNNNNNNNNNNNNNNNNNNNNNNNNNNNNNNNNNNNNNNNNNNNNNNNNNNNNNNNNNNNNNNNNNNNNNNNNNNNNNNNNNNNNNNNNNNNNNNNNNNNNNNNNNNNNNNNNNNNNNNNNNNNNNNNNNNNNNNNNNNNNNNNNNNNNNNNNNNNNNNNNNNNNNNNNNNNNNNNNNNNNNNNNNNNNNNNNNNNNNNNNNNNNNNNNNNNNNNNNNNNNNNNNNNNNNNNNNNNNNNNNNNNNNNNNNNNNNNNNNNNNNNNNNNNNNNNNNNNNNNNNNNNNNNNNNNNNNNNNNNNNNNNNNNNNNNNNNNNNNNNNNNNNNNNNNNNNNNNNNNNNNNNNNNNNNNNNNNNNNNNNNNNNNNNNNNNNNNNNNNNNNNNNNNNNNNNNNNNNNNNNNNNNNNNNNNNNNNNNNNNNNNNNNNNNNNNNNNNNNNNNNNNNNNNNNNNNNNNNNNNNNNNNNNNNNNNNNNNNNNNNNNNNNNNNNNNNNNNNNNNNNNNNNNNNNNNNNNNNNNNNNNNNNNNNNNNNNNNNNNNNNNNNNNNNNNNNNNNNNNNNNNNNNNNNNNNNNNNNNNNNNNNNNNNNNNNNNNNNNNNNNNNNNNNNNNNNNNNNNNNNNNNNNNNNNNNNNNNNNNNNNNNNNNNNNNNNNNNNNNNNNNNNNNNNNNNNNNNNNNNNNNNNNNNNNNNNNNNNNNNNNNNNNNNNNNNNNNNNNNNNNNNNNNNNNNNNNNNNNNNNNNNNNNNNNNNNNNNNNNNNNNNNNNNNNNNNNNNNNNNNNNNNNNNNNNNNNNNNNNNNNNNNNNNNNNNNNNNNNNNNNNNNNNNNNNNNNNNNNNNNNNNNNNNNNNNNNNNNNNNNNNNNNNNNNNNNNNNNNNNNNNNNNNNNNNNNNNNNNNNNNNNNNNNNNNNNNNNNNNNNNNNNNNNNNNNNNNNNNNNNNNNNNNNNNNNNNNNNNNNNNNNNNNNNNNNNNNNNNNNNNNNNNNNNNNNNNNNNNNNNNNNNNNNNNNNNNNNNNNNNNNNNNNNNNNNNNNNNNNNNNNNNNNNNNNNNNNNNNNNNNNNNNNNNNNNNNNNNNNNNNNNNNNNNNNNNNNNNNNNNNNNNNNNNNNNNNNNNNNNNNNNNNNNNNNNNNNNNNNNNNNNNNNNNNNNNNNNNNNNNNNNNNNNNNNNNNNNNNNNNNNNNNNNNNNNNNNNNNNNNNNNNNNNNNNNNNNNNNNNNNNNNNNNNNNNNNNNNNNNNNNNNNNNNNNNNNNNNNNNNNNNNNNNNNNNNNNNNNNNNNNNNNNNNNNNNNNNNNNNNNNNNNNNNNNNNNNNNNNNNNNNNNNNNNNNNNNNNNNNNNNNNNNNNNNNNNNNNNNNNNNNNNNNNNNNNNNNNNNNNNNNNNNNNNNNNNNNNNNNNNNNNNNNNNNNNNNNNNNNNNNNNNNNNNNNNNNNNNNNNNNNNNNNNNNNNNNNNNNNNNNNNNNNNNNNNNNNNNNNNNNNNNNNNNNNNNNNNNNNNNNNNNNNNNNNNNNNNNNNNNNNNNNNNNNNNNNNNNNNNNNNNNNNNNNNNNNNNNNNNNNNNNNNNNNNNNNNNNNNNNNNNNNNNNNNNNNNNNNNNNNNNNNNNNNNNNNNNNNNNNNNNNNNNNNNNNNNNNNNNNNNNNNTTGGCTGAGTCAGCGTGTAGTTGGCAACATCAGCGCCACCGATGGTCAATCCGGAGATAGTCACTGTTTTACCGGTGCCGATATTTTTATCTGCAAAAGCGCCAACTGCACCGGCCGTGTTCAAGGTGACGGTTTGGCCACCAAGTACACCTACCAGAGCCGCGCCGCCTGTGTTCAAATTGGCTGTAGTGTTGCCATTATAAACTTTGTTCACCCCGGTTATGCCACTGACCGTTAGAGCCTTCGGTGTGACAGTGACGGAGGCGGTGTTTGACAGGACCGGGGAAGCCAGAGTACCTGTAACGGTCCATGGGCTACCAGTAACGGTCGCCGCACTAAAGATATTGGCTGCAAAAGAACCGCCGCCACTGGTCGTGAAAGTGGTCGATCCAGTGACATCCCAGGTGTTGTTAAATTGATCATGGGCAGTGGCGGTGTAGGCTTGAGTACTGGCTACAACAACACTCGCACTACCCGGAGTGATAGTAATGCCGGTGGCGGTACCATGTACGGTGGTGAAGTTCCCGAAACTGGTTACGCCATCTGTAACGCCGACAATCCCAGGACCAGAATGGGTCACGTTAACCGAACCCACAACTGTGCCCGTAGGTCTGACCTGGATATTCGAAAAAGTTAAGACCGCCGGAACGGTTGTAGAATGGGCAGTAACATTGAAAGTCAAGGTATTAGTGCCTGGTGTGATGACCCCATTTCCCAAGGTTAAATCAGTACCGTTGAGGCCAATAGTCACGTTTTGCCCAATATTAAATTCCCAGCCAGCAGGTAGGGTCAAAACATGCAAGCCGGTGGCGATTCCGCCGACAGCATTCTCTGTAATTATCGGCCCTGAAATCGTACCCAAAGCGGTCCATGTGCTGGTGCCACCGGCGGCTGAGGTGGTATCAATTGAGACCGTTGTCGCCGTCGCCGGAGTTATGGATACCCCACTAACGGCAGACATTGGAAGAGAGAGCATCGCCATTGCTACCAGCGCGATTGGCGCCGCGACCAGGATCCTTTTTAACCATTTCAGAAAACCATTTGAGTCCATTTGAACCTCCATCTTTGTTCAGATTTTTGCAAACAATAAGTCAGCTTTCTTAAAAAGCTGACTTACCTTAGAGATAGCCTGTCAGGGTTCCCTGAAAACGCATCAAGGAAACCAGCGGGGTTCCGAGAACCAGAAACCCGAGATATTTCAGACTTGCACCTCCTCAATCCGGAGTAGTTAACAAACAGTGGAGAGACCAGAACAAGCGAAACAAAAGAATTAGAGATATTTAACTCCACATTATTAAACTTGTCAATAACTATTTTTAACTTACCAGAAAATTTCAGAATCGTTGCGAAAAATCTTGGGTATATTCAACACTGCCTGTATAACGAAACACAATAGTACTTTAGGCTAACTAAGAAAAAACTTTAGTAATGGTCAATCATCAATAAAAATATTTATGGTTATCTTTAGTCTGGTAGGACAAACAGAGCCATTGTTTCCGGCCTGTGCCTGAGTGAACAAAGAAGAACACCCTCACCTTTTGCATTTCCCACTTGGGCGAGGGAGTTGGGGAAATTTCGGTTCAGCCTCCGAACTGCTCAAGACGAAGGGACGAATAATCAAGACAATTCAAATTTAATTTCTGCATAAACACGATCCACATTGAATCCTGATAGTCGCCTTCCTCAACAATCTAGAGTTCAACGGCTTTACTTGCACATATTCATGGGTGTTTCTTGGGTTCTTTGCGATTCTAAATTTCAATTGTGTATTTTGTTCTTCCTTATGCTCAGGTTTAACCCGAACGGTATGGAACAAGGTATATTCTCGATGGTAAAGAAGAGCAGCGGGACCATGTTCCTGTTGTCCCAATCATGCTGCTTGGTATTAATTTTACGGAGATGATGAAGGAACAGTTTCGAGCATTAAGCTACCACCGTTTTGCGGGGCGAGTGCTTCTAAAAGATTGTTCTGCGGGCTACCTCGTGCTACCATGTGTTCTCAAATCGTATCGAGATAGCCTGAATGCTATGAATATCAATGGCTAAGAATACCACGAGATAGAGGAAGCCTAGCGTGAACAAGATCAGAGAGATAGTCCTTATCGTCGACGATGAGGAGCCCATACGGAAACTCCTCTACCTGGCGCTGTCCAACGAAGGCTATGCATGCCTTACCTCCACGACCGGCGCCGAAGCCTTGTCCATTCTCCTGGAGCAACATATTGATTTGGTCCTGCTTGACCTTAGCCTCCCTGACAAATCAGGCGTCGAGATTCTTTCTGAAATCAAGTCCCAAGGCATTGACACTGCAGTTATCATGGTGACGGGAAATAGCGACGCCAACACGGCGATGCGCTGCGTTCGGCTCGGTGCTTACGACTACGTCACCAAGCCATTCACTCTCGAAGTGATTGCCTTAAGCGCCCGGCGAGCGCTTGAAAAAAGGAGTCTTGAACATAAAATCATAGAATACCAGGCGACTCTGGAGCAACGAATAAATGACCGATCGAAGGAGTTGGCCCATGCTGTGGCCAGGCTCAAATCTGCCTCGATCGACACCGTTATCCGCCTGTCGCGAGCGGCCGAGTATAAAGACGGTGACACGAGCAGCCACATTTTGCGGGTAAGCAGGTATTCCACAATTATCGCCGAGCGTTTAAACTTGTCCCCATCTGAGATTGAAGGAATCCTTTACGCTTCAATGATGCACGACATCGGGAAAATCGGCGTCCCCGACAAAATCCTCCTTAAGCCTGGCCGGTTGGATGAGGCAGAATGGGAGTCGATGAAGCAGCACACCACGATCGGCTTTGGGATTCTTGATGGCGCCGATTCTGACATCGTTAGGCTGGGAGCCAGTATCGCTCTCAACCATCATGAAAAGTGGGATGGCACCGGGTATCCCTTCGGACTGAAAGGTGAGGTTATCCCACTCCCCGCCCGAATCGTCTCTCTA
This window contains:
- a CDS encoding YDG domain-containing protein, producing the protein QDKVYDGTTAATLNVNNAALVGKLLGDTVTLNTNAAVGTFATKNISNNITVTVSGLTIGGTDAGNYSLTQPTTTASIFGEMTPPTVTLNSPNGGQTFTVGTATVITWSATDNLTPAASLVLTLQYSTNGGTTWASVAGFDGINDGAFSWTVPATASTTCLVRLTATDAAGNLGADTSDAVFTIAAVSVPPTPVTTINLTAGWNLVSLTQIPTDPTIGSVLTGISANVISVWYYDASTSTWLSYDGPAGAPDTLTTMTDGKGYWVNMAMSATLTITGSDLPAPPATPPTYNVVVGWNLIGFKSTASMTASEYLAGITGGYTRIYRFDGTNYIIVRTTDNLTPGAGYWIAVTGAGTIYP
- a CDS encoding YDG domain-containing protein — translated: MDSNGFLKWLKRILVAAPIALVAMAMLSLPMSAVSGVSITPATATTVSIDTTSAAGGTSTWTALGTISGPIITENAVGGIATGLHVLTLPAGWEFNIGQNVTIGLNGTDLTLGNGVITPGTNTLTFNVTAHSTTVPAVLTFSNIQVRPTGTVVGSVNVTHSGPGIVGVTDGVTSFGNFTTVHGTATGITITPGSASVVVASTQAYTATAHDQFNNTWDVTGSTTFTTSGGGSFAANIFSAATVTGSPWTVTGTLASPVLSNTASVTVTPKALTVSGITGVNKVYNGNTTANLNTGGAALVGVLGGQTVTLNTAGAVGAFADKNIGTGKTVTISGLTIGGADVANYTLTQP
- a CDS encoding HD domain-containing phosphohydrolase — encoded protein: MNKIREIVLIVDDEEPIRKLLYLALSNEGYACLTSTTGAEALSILLEQHIDLVLLDLSLPDKSGVEILSEIKSQGIDTAVIMVTGNSDANTAMRCVRLGAYDYVTKPFTLEVIALSARRALEKRSLEHKIIEYQATLEQRINDRSKELAHAVARLKSASIDTVIRLSRAAEYKDGDTSSHILRVSRYSTIIAERLNLSPSEIEGILYASMMHDIGKIGVPDKILLKPGRLDEAEWESMKQHTTIGFGILDGADSDIVRLGASIALNHHEKWDGTGYPFGLKGEVIPLPARIVSLADVLDALTSRRVYRKVYFTPSEALKVIEQSVERQFDPSVFAALRAGWNEILSEAERFRDSNKGQDGGFVKDTPLSELPDFQALLNDLDLTKE